One Orcinus orca chromosome 7, mOrcOrc1.1, whole genome shotgun sequence genomic window carries:
- the C7H2orf88 gene encoding small membrane A-kinase anchor protein codes for MGCMKSKQTFPFPTTLESEKRHESQENFMPEERLLLRMPSLVNVKEEVKEPLGPEIVVFEFAHRLSQEILSDALQQWAGNHLKYYDIPYIESEGP; via the coding sequence ATGGGCTGCATGAAATCAAAGCAAACTTTCCCATTTCCCACCACACTCGAGAGTGAGAAGAGGCATGAGAGTCAAGAAAACTTTATGCCTGAAGAGAGACTTCTACTCAGGATGCCTTCTCTAGTTAATGTCAAAGAGGAAGTGAAGGAACCCCTAGGGCCTGAAATTGTGGTCTTTGAATTTGCACACCGCCTGTCCCAGGAAATCTTGAGTGATGCCTTGCAGCAGTGGGCTGGCAACCACCTCAAGTACTATGACATCCCATATATTGAGAGTGAGGGGCCTTGA